In Nocardia asteroides, the following proteins share a genomic window:
- the phoU gene encoding phosphate signaling complex protein PhoU — MRVIYNEQMADLANLLGEMAGLAGQAMEQATQSLLQADLALAEQVIGEQDRISVMIAEAEEKAFALLALQAPVAGDLRQVVSAIQIVGDVNRMGALALHVAKVTRRRHPNHALPESVNGYFAEMGRIAVNMGAGAKEVLETRDPERAAQLNQDDEAMDDLHRHLFTLLMDRDWKYGVAPAVDVTLLGRYYERFADHAVEIGRRVIFLVTGVLPSDEDIES; from the coding sequence ATGCGTGTCATCTACAACGAGCAAATGGCCGATCTCGCCAACCTCCTGGGTGAGATGGCCGGTCTCGCTGGCCAGGCGATGGAACAGGCCACTCAGTCGCTGCTGCAAGCCGACCTCGCCCTGGCCGAGCAGGTCATCGGCGAGCAGGACCGGATCTCGGTGATGATCGCCGAGGCCGAGGAGAAGGCCTTCGCCCTGCTCGCGCTGCAGGCCCCCGTCGCAGGCGACCTGCGCCAGGTGGTGAGCGCCATCCAGATCGTCGGTGACGTCAACCGGATGGGCGCGCTGGCGCTGCACGTGGCCAAGGTGACCCGCCGCCGCCATCCCAACCACGCGCTACCCGAGTCGGTCAACGGCTACTTCGCCGAGATGGGCCGCATCGCGGTGAACATGGGCGCGGGCGCCAAGGAGGTGCTCGAGACCCGGGATCCCGAGCGCGCCGCCCAGCTCAACCAGGACGACGAGGCGATGGACGACCTGCACCGTCACCTGTTCACCCTGCTGATGGACCGGGACTGGAAGTACGGCGTGGCCCCCGCGGTCGACGTCACCCTGCTCGGCCGCTACTACGAGCGCTTCGCCGACCACGCCGTGGAGATC
- a CDS encoding LCP family protein, which yields MGDDRRGRTPRPGSRAPWERYPTAEPTEQPEAGARRSRHADATQDAGSAPLTVQDLVDRVDSERTRRGRRSDSDGSRAGRRAREQAPRPTQRPDLAPRAASSPVADDIAGAPHRAESPADRTATTALPTQAPEPRAPRKPPPARRQHDPLEEPATDILPAVTPEPPQRARPAKTAGAAPPRRPADGNRRGKQARMAGRGALVFFAVLTLVVTGGGWSYLRATNNSFTQVSALDGTTEDVLDGDMQLGDENYLIVGTDTRAGANAEVGAGTIDDAEGSRADTVMLVHIPKNRSRVVVVSFPRDLDVSRPVCSGFDNDKNAYTDQKFPAFLGDKLNAVYAVGGPRCLVDVVRKMSGLSIGHFIGIDFAGFEAMVDHIDGVEVCSTKPIIDGVLGPILETSGKQRVTGETALNYVRARHVIGEERSDYDRIHRQQQFLSALLRGALSSKVLLDPAKLQGFVEAFSQHTFVDGVGTQDLILLGRSLQKVSAGAVTFITAPTAGTTTSGNEIPRMSDIKAIFRAIIDDQPLPGEQTAPPVTSSSEPPPTQAPKIAAVSPGSVSLRVSNGSGRAGVAQEAANKLSAVGFGIYLVGNYPEGSESTLVRYSAGNEAAAATVASSIPGATIERNDELDGIVEVVLGTNHSGQIRKPVSVGMEIPNIETGKPVTAAPVALPADLEHMNAADTSCD from the coding sequence GTGGGTGACGATCGGCGCGGGCGTACGCCCCGGCCCGGAAGTCGCGCCCCCTGGGAGCGCTATCCGACGGCCGAACCCACCGAGCAGCCGGAAGCGGGCGCACGACGCTCCCGCCACGCGGACGCGACCCAGGACGCCGGTTCGGCGCCCCTGACGGTCCAGGACCTCGTCGACCGGGTCGACAGCGAGCGCACCCGCCGCGGCAGGCGGTCCGACAGCGACGGCTCCCGCGCCGGCCGCAGGGCCCGCGAACAGGCCCCCCGCCCCACCCAGCGCCCCGACCTCGCCCCGCGCGCCGCCAGCTCCCCCGTCGCCGACGACATCGCCGGCGCACCGCACCGCGCCGAGTCCCCCGCCGACCGCACCGCGACCACCGCGCTGCCCACCCAGGCCCCCGAGCCCCGCGCCCCGCGCAAGCCCCCGCCTGCCCGGCGCCAGCACGACCCGCTCGAAGAGCCCGCCACCGACATCCTCCCCGCGGTCACCCCCGAACCACCGCAGCGCGCCCGCCCGGCCAAGACCGCGGGCGCCGCGCCCCCACGCCGCCCCGCCGACGGCAACCGCCGCGGCAAGCAGGCCCGGATGGCCGGCCGAGGCGCACTCGTCTTCTTCGCGGTACTCACCCTGGTGGTCACCGGCGGCGGGTGGAGCTACCTGCGCGCGACGAACAACAGCTTCACCCAGGTCTCCGCCCTCGACGGCACCACCGAGGACGTGCTCGACGGTGATATGCAGCTCGGTGACGAGAACTACCTGATCGTCGGTACCGACACCAGGGCCGGCGCAAATGCCGAGGTGGGTGCCGGCACTATCGACGACGCCGAAGGCTCCCGCGCCGACACGGTGATGCTGGTGCACATCCCGAAGAACCGGTCGCGTGTGGTCGTCGTTTCCTTCCCTCGCGATCTGGACGTCTCCCGGCCCGTCTGCTCCGGTTTCGACAACGACAAGAACGCCTACACCGATCAGAAGTTTCCCGCGTTCTTGGGTGACAAGCTCAACGCCGTCTACGCCGTCGGCGGTCCGCGCTGCCTGGTGGACGTGGTCCGCAAGATGTCGGGCCTGAGCATCGGCCACTTCATCGGCATCGACTTCGCCGGGTTCGAGGCCATGGTCGACCACATCGACGGTGTCGAGGTTTGCTCCACGAAGCCGATCATCGACGGTGTCCTCGGTCCCATCCTCGAAACCTCGGGCAAGCAGCGCGTCACCGGCGAGACAGCCCTCAATTATGTGCGCGCGCGCCACGTCATCGGCGAGGAGCGCAGCGACTACGACCGAATCCACCGTCAGCAGCAGTTCCTCTCGGCACTGCTTCGTGGCGCGTTGTCGAGCAAAGTGCTGCTCGACCCGGCGAAACTCCAGGGCTTCGTCGAGGCCTTCAGTCAGCACACCTTCGTCGATGGCGTCGGCACCCAGGATCTGATCCTTCTCGGGCGGTCGTTGCAGAAGGTGAGCGCCGGTGCGGTCACCTTCATCACCGCGCCGACGGCGGGCACCACCACCTCCGGCAACGAGATCCCGCGGATGTCCGACATCAAGGCGATCTTCCGCGCCATCATCGACGACCAGCCGCTGCCCGGCGAACAGACCGCACCACCGGTCACCAGCTCGTCCGAGCCGCCGCCGACGCAGGCCCCCAAGATTGCCGCTGTCAGCCCGGGGTCGGTCTCGCTGCGCGTCTCCAACGGCAGCGGCCGCGCCGGCGTCGCGCAGGAGGCCGCCAACAAGCTCAGCGCGGTCGGCTTCGGCATCTACCTGGTGGGCAACTATCCCGAGGGCAGTGAATCGACCCTGGTCCGCTACTCCGCTGGAAACGAGGCCGCGGCGGCGACGGTGGCCAGTTCGATTCCCGGCGCGACCATCGAACGCAACGACGAGCTGGACGGCATCGTCGAGGTCGTACTCGGCACCAACCACTCGGGACAGATCCGCAAGCCCGTCTCGGTAGGCATGGAAATCCCCAATATCGAAACCGGGAAGCCCGTGACAGCCGCCCCGGTCGCCCTGCCCGCCGACCTGGAGCACATGAACGCCGCCGACACCAGCTGCGATTGA
- the dusB gene encoding tRNA dihydrouridine synthase DusB, whose product MASVTTTMPEAATALRIGPYPVDPPVVLAPMAGITNRAFRTLCREFGSSTSIYVCEMITARAVVERNEKTLHMMSFDADENPRSMQLYGVDPKTLGEAVRIIVGEGWADHIDLNLGCPVRKVTRLGGGSALPYKRRLFANIVKEMVRAAEPAGVPVTFKFRIGIDDDHLTYLDTGRIAEAEGAAAVALHARTAAQLYSGAADWSAIARLKEAVTTIPVLGNGDIFSADDALRMIAETGCDGVVVGRGCLGRPWLFAELSAALRGEPIPEGPTLGRVGEILIRHATLLTAHDGEDKAMRDIRKHMAWYLMGFPVGSQLRRSFATVSRLAQLEDLVGQLDPAIPYPTDALGPRGRQGSPQAKVSLPDGWLDDPEDDTVPAAADVMHSGG is encoded by the coding sequence ATGGCGAGCGTGACTACGACGATGCCCGAGGCCGCGACGGCACTGCGGATCGGCCCCTACCCGGTCGATCCGCCGGTCGTGCTCGCTCCGATGGCGGGCATCACCAATCGCGCCTTCCGCACGCTGTGCCGCGAATTCGGCAGCAGCACGTCCATCTACGTGTGCGAGATGATCACCGCCCGCGCGGTGGTCGAGCGCAACGAGAAGACGCTGCACATGATGTCCTTCGACGCCGACGAGAACCCGCGCTCGATGCAGCTCTACGGCGTCGACCCGAAGACGCTCGGCGAGGCGGTGCGCATCATCGTCGGCGAGGGCTGGGCCGACCACATCGACCTCAACCTGGGCTGCCCGGTCCGCAAGGTCACCCGGCTCGGCGGTGGCTCGGCGCTGCCGTACAAGCGCAGGCTCTTCGCCAACATCGTCAAAGAGATGGTGCGCGCGGCCGAACCGGCCGGTGTCCCGGTGACCTTCAAGTTCCGCATCGGCATCGACGACGACCACCTCACCTATCTCGACACCGGGCGCATCGCCGAGGCCGAGGGCGCCGCCGCGGTGGCGCTGCACGCCCGCACCGCCGCCCAGCTGTACTCCGGCGCGGCCGACTGGTCGGCCATCGCCCGGCTCAAGGAAGCCGTCACCACCATCCCGGTGCTCGGCAACGGCGACATCTTCTCCGCCGACGACGCACTGCGCATGATCGCCGAGACGGGCTGCGACGGCGTCGTCGTCGGCCGCGGCTGCCTCGGCCGCCCCTGGCTGTTCGCCGAACTCAGCGCGGCCCTGCGCGGCGAGCCGATCCCCGAGGGACCGACCCTCGGCCGCGTCGGCGAGATCCTGATCCGCCACGCCACCCTGCTCACCGCCCACGACGGTGAGGACAAGGCGATGCGCGACATCCGCAAGCACATGGCCTGGTACCTGATGGGTTTCCCGGTCGGCTCGCAGCTGCGCCGCAGCTTCGCCACCGTCTCCCGGCTGGCCCAGCTCGAGGATCTGGTCGGGCAGCTCGACCCCGCGATCCCCTACCCCACCGACGCGCTCGGCCCGCGCGGCAGGCAGGGCTCCCCGCAGGCCAAGGTTTCCCTGCCCGACGGCTGGCTCGACGACCCGGAAGACGACACCGTCCCCGCCGCGGCCGACGTCATGCACAGCGGCGGCTGA
- a CDS encoding acyl-ACP desaturase, with translation MARDLTQLELLTELEPVAEENVNRHLSLAKEWHPHDYVPWDEGRNFAAMGGIDWDPEQSKLSEVAKAAMITNLLTEDNLPSYHREIAENFSQDGAWGTWVGRWTAEENRHGIVMRDYLVVTRGVDPVALENARMIHMTNGFASPTEVDAGFLHSVAYVTFQELATRVSHRNTGKVCDDPIADRMLQRVAADENLHMIFYRNLCGAALDLSPDQAIEAISLIVENFQMPGAGMPNFRRNGVLMAKHGIYDLRQHLEEVVQPVLKKWNIFERTDFTARGEATRERLAGFLDQLGQDVLKFEEQRDKMLAREAKKRELAGV, from the coding sequence ATGGCAAGGGATCTGACTCAACTCGAACTACTCACGGAGTTGGAGCCGGTTGCCGAAGAAAACGTCAACCGGCACCTGTCGCTGGCCAAGGAATGGCATCCCCACGACTACGTGCCGTGGGATGAAGGCCGCAACTTCGCCGCCATGGGCGGCATCGATTGGGATCCTGAGCAGTCCAAGCTCAGCGAGGTCGCCAAGGCGGCGATGATCACCAACCTGCTCACCGAGGACAACCTGCCGTCCTACCACCGCGAGATCGCCGAGAACTTCTCCCAGGACGGCGCCTGGGGCACCTGGGTGGGTCGCTGGACCGCCGAGGAGAACCGGCACGGCATCGTGATGCGTGACTACCTGGTGGTCACCCGCGGCGTCGACCCGGTCGCGCTCGAGAACGCCCGCATGATCCACATGACCAACGGCTTCGCCTCCCCCACCGAGGTGGACGCCGGCTTCCTGCACTCGGTCGCCTACGTGACCTTCCAGGAACTGGCCACCCGGGTCAGCCACCGCAACACCGGCAAGGTCTGTGACGACCCGATCGCCGACCGCATGCTGCAGCGCGTCGCCGCCGACGAGAACCTGCACATGATCTTCTACCGCAACCTCTGTGGCGCGGCCCTCGACCTGAGCCCCGACCAGGCGATCGAGGCCATCTCGCTGATCGTGGAGAACTTCCAGATGCCGGGTGCCGGCATGCCGAACTTCCGGCGCAACGGCGTGCTGATGGCCAAGCACGGCATCTACGACCTGCGTCAGCACCTCGAAGAGGTCGTGCAGCCGGTGCTCAAGAAGTGGAACATCTTCGAGCGGACCGACTTCACCGCCCGCGGTGAGGCCACCCGTGAGCGCCTGGCCGGCTTCCTGGACCAGCTGGGCCAGGACGTGCTCAAGTTCGAGGAGCAGCGCGACAAGATGCTCGCCCGCGAAGCGAAGAAGCGCGAGCTGGCCGGCGTCTAG
- a CDS encoding DUF937 domain-containing protein has protein sequence MTSFDDLLSQVPIAQIADQLGVDQATATNAVQAALPTLLGGLQANAAEPQGAASLLGALDSHGGLVEGEGAVDLQQVDVADGEKIVDNVFGDEKNTVISALGGTGGTGGNDLIGKLLPILAPIVLAYVAKQLTGGGAAAPAPAPQQQSSGGGLGDLLGGLIGGSSSSGGLGGVIGEALAKNAGGGLGSILGGILGGKR, from the coding sequence ATGACTTCCTTCGATGATTTGCTCTCCCAAGTTCCGATCGCCCAGATCGCCGACCAGCTCGGCGTCGACCAGGCGACCGCGACCAACGCGGTCCAGGCCGCGTTGCCGACGCTGCTGGGCGGGCTGCAGGCCAACGCGGCCGAGCCGCAGGGCGCGGCCTCGCTGCTCGGCGCGCTCGACAGCCACGGCGGTCTCGTCGAGGGCGAGGGCGCCGTCGATCTGCAGCAGGTCGACGTCGCCGATGGCGAGAAGATCGTCGACAACGTGTTCGGCGACGAGAAGAACACCGTCATCAGCGCGCTCGGCGGGACCGGCGGGACCGGCGGCAACGACCTGATCGGCAAGCTGCTGCCGATCCTGGCGCCGATCGTGCTGGCCTATGTCGCCAAGCAGCTCACCGGCGGTGGCGCGGCCGCGCCGGCGCCCGCGCCGCAGCAGCAGTCCTCCGGCGGCGGCCTTGGTGACCTGCTGGGCGGGCTGATCGGCGGCAGCAGTTCCAGCGGCGGGCTGGGTGGGGTGATCGGCGAGGCGCTGGCCAAGAACGCGGGCGGCGGTCTCGGCAGCATCCTGGGCGGCATCCTCGGCGGCAAACGCTGA
- a CDS encoding TIR domain-containing protein yields MTPTSYDAFLSYSHADRAVAAGIQRGLHRIGRRMGRLHALRVFRDATDLTASPDLWGKVAEAMDRARYCIVVLSPASAASEWVDREIAYWLRTRGPEQLLFVVAGGQVKWDRHTHRFDPDRSTVALPVLTEPGALPTEPLYVDVSEDAPWDPRATLFREKLTDLAAPIHGKPKYELAGEDLREQRRFRRIRRIAVLTLILLTVLALAAAYIAVDRQREAERQRNQAIGLRLVADTESMLAGARPRDDVRAIQQTLAAQQISPSFDEGALLRTLNGEAAVEKIVQTGKPFSMNDLLGSLDRLAEVYRTATPDFSVTFGPAGDRILTSGVEMRLWDAATGARIDRLFEPQPRALRAVFSPDGRRILGADAEGRIQIWDAETGRSVAPALTGMTGVANTLAISPDGRSVVAGGQDGEIRWWDVVDGRTAVFPGHEGTVNSVAFSPDGRQFVSGGDDTTVRIWNVMSPADPPEILRRHSQQVKSVAWSPDGRRIASGSIGGVDIAAAAPEFGNGLLLWDADTRQPVGRPLVGHDGLVNSVAFSPDGTRLASGATDGTIRLWNAGTGASEGTPLTGHSGWVVGVGFSPDNHRLASIAWDGTMRIWDVSRSGSLGSPWPDGGSSTPGFGAILALEGDRLVKQVEADASVWVVDSRTGRGIRFVDYPDDFATDAAISPGGRRIAVAGPDKSVTFYDADTGAEVGRPLTGFAGRVDDLDFGATGSRLATVTDEGVVQVWDTDIGAPIGGPFVGLPEADWIALSPDGRYLVAVHDKTARLWSTETGDPIGDPMTGEDDVADVEFDAAGTRLLIRRAGSVGLWDLGTGAVVTEIRASFIWALASAPDGSRFVTAEESALRRWDMRTGEQIGPPMAGHKDWVRSLAISADSRYIVSGSSDRTVRFWDLTDGHAVGEPLRGSPGWIENIWISADGTRVLTRYQDYADKSEMWTWPGPESWADHLCDKLTFNMSRQQWADWVSPDLAYRPVCPDLPPHPDDR; encoded by the coding sequence GTGACACCGACGTCCTACGACGCCTTCCTGTCGTACTCCCACGCCGACCGGGCCGTCGCGGCCGGTATCCAGCGCGGCCTGCACCGCATCGGCCGCCGGATGGGCCGCCTGCACGCCCTGCGCGTGTTCCGCGACGCGACCGACCTGACCGCCAGCCCCGACCTGTGGGGCAAGGTCGCCGAGGCCATGGACCGGGCCCGCTACTGCATCGTGGTGCTCTCGCCCGCCTCCGCCGCCTCGGAATGGGTCGACCGCGAGATCGCCTACTGGCTGCGTACCCGCGGCCCCGAACAGCTGCTGTTCGTCGTCGCCGGCGGACAGGTGAAATGGGATCGCCACACCCACCGCTTCGACCCCGACCGCTCCACCGTGGCACTGCCCGTCCTGACCGAGCCGGGTGCACTCCCCACCGAACCCCTCTACGTCGACGTCAGCGAAGACGCGCCATGGGATCCCCGCGCCACCCTGTTCCGCGAGAAACTGACCGACCTGGCCGCCCCCATCCACGGCAAACCGAAATACGAACTGGCGGGCGAGGACCTGCGCGAACAACGCCGGTTCCGGCGCATCCGCCGGATCGCGGTGCTGACCCTGATCCTGCTCACCGTCCTCGCGCTGGCCGCGGCCTACATCGCCGTCGACCGGCAGCGCGAGGCCGAACGCCAACGCAACCAGGCGATCGGCCTGCGCCTGGTCGCCGACACCGAGTCGATGCTGGCCGGCGCGCGTCCGCGTGACGACGTGCGGGCCATCCAGCAGACCCTCGCCGCCCAGCAGATCTCGCCGAGCTTCGACGAAGGGGCGCTGCTGCGCACGTTGAACGGTGAAGCGGCGGTGGAGAAGATCGTGCAGACGGGGAAGCCGTTCAGCATGAACGATCTGCTCGGGAGTCTCGACCGTTTGGCTGAGGTGTATCGGACGGCGACACCGGACTTCAGTGTCACGTTCGGTCCGGCGGGTGATCGAATCCTCACCAGCGGTGTCGAGATGCGGCTCTGGGATGCGGCGACCGGCGCTCGCATCGATCGGCTCTTCGAACCCCAGCCGCGCGCATTGCGAGCGGTGTTCAGCCCGGACGGTCGGCGGATCTTGGGGGCAGACGCCGAAGGCCGGATCCAGATCTGGGATGCCGAGACCGGCCGATCGGTCGCGCCGGCGCTGACGGGGATGACCGGCGTCGCGAATACGCTCGCTATCTCGCCGGACGGCCGGTCTGTTGTGGCGGGCGGTCAGGACGGTGAGATCCGTTGGTGGGATGTCGTCGACGGCCGCACCGCGGTGTTCCCCGGTCACGAAGGCACGGTGAACTCCGTGGCGTTCAGTCCGGACGGGCGACAGTTCGTATCCGGTGGCGACGACACCACCGTGCGGATCTGGAATGTGATGTCGCCGGCGGACCCGCCGGAGATCCTGCGTCGGCACAGCCAGCAGGTGAAGTCTGTCGCGTGGAGCCCCGACGGCCGGCGTATCGCGTCCGGCAGTATCGGCGGAGTCGATATCGCGGCCGCGGCACCCGAGTTCGGCAACGGGCTCCTGCTCTGGGACGCCGACACTCGACAGCCCGTCGGCCGACCACTCGTCGGGCACGACGGACTCGTCAACTCCGTCGCATTCAGTCCGGACGGCACCAGGCTGGCGTCGGGGGCGACGGACGGCACCATCAGGCTGTGGAACGCGGGCACAGGGGCGTCGGAAGGGACGCCACTGACGGGCCACTCCGGTTGGGTCGTCGGTGTCGGGTTCAGTCCCGACAACCACCGTCTCGCTTCCATCGCGTGGGACGGGACGATGCGCATCTGGGATGTCAGCCGATCCGGTTCACTCGGCTCGCCATGGCCGGACGGCGGATCCTCGACACCGGGCTTCGGCGCGATCCTGGCGCTGGAGGGTGATCGCCTCGTCAAGCAGGTCGAAGCGGATGCCTCGGTCTGGGTGGTCGATTCGCGGACGGGCCGCGGCATCCGGTTCGTCGACTATCCCGACGATTTCGCCACCGACGCGGCGATCAGTCCGGGCGGCCGCCGCATCGCCGTAGCCGGACCTGACAAGTCGGTGACCTTCTATGACGCCGACACCGGCGCAGAGGTCGGCCGCCCCCTGACCGGATTCGCCGGGCGGGTGGACGATCTGGACTTCGGCGCGACCGGCTCGCGGCTGGCGACCGTCACCGACGAGGGCGTCGTGCAGGTGTGGGACACCGACATCGGCGCGCCCATCGGCGGGCCGTTCGTGGGGCTACCCGAGGCCGACTGGATCGCCCTCAGCCCGGACGGCCGGTATCTCGTTGCCGTTCACGACAAGACCGCCCGGCTGTGGAGCACCGAGACCGGTGATCCGATCGGCGATCCCATGACCGGAGAGGACGACGTCGCGGACGTCGAATTCGATGCCGCCGGTACTCGCTTGCTCATCCGCCGGGCGGGATCGGTCGGTCTCTGGGACCTGGGCACCGGCGCCGTCGTCACAGAGATCCGTGCCAGCTTCATCTGGGCGCTGGCGTCGGCTCCCGATGGATCCCGGTTCGTCACCGCTGAGGAATCAGCGCTGCGCCGTTGGGACATGCGAACCGGCGAGCAGATCGGTCCGCCGATGGCAGGGCACAAGGACTGGGTGCGAAGTCTCGCCATCAGCGCCGACAGCCGCTATATCGTCTCCGGTTCCAGCGACCGGACAGTGCGCTTCTGGGACCTCACCGACGGCCACGCGGTCGGCGAGCCGTTGCGCGGGTCGCCCGGCTGGATCGAGAACATCTGGATCAGTGCGGACGGCACCCGCGTGCTGACCAGGTATCAGGATTACGCCGACAAGTCGGAGATGTGGACCTGGCCCGGCCCCGAATCCTGGGCCGATCACCTCTGCGACAAACTCACCTTCAACATGAGCCGCCAGCAGTGGGCCGATTGGGTTTCGCCCGACCTCGCCTACCGCCCCGTCTGCCCAGACCTGCCCCCACACCCCGACGACCGCTGA
- a CDS encoding TetR/AcrR family transcriptional regulator produces MARQQERARRTRAAIIKSAAVEFGKSGYAAASLNRILEGSRATKGAMYFHFDSKEDLARAVLDTAVERYRGCAERWLARGDLGPLDVLHGMVDEIALRLEHDTIVQAEYRLVIEPEFHRDAGNGGGRIVGRATRVLAVRAIDDGQLRADADPDRFTRTLSAALAGQRYLIDPIASGAAGDLRARFAEVLEVIVEAMATPVWIQSFRSDGWRAQARLDDLGLGA; encoded by the coding sequence ATGGCACGGCAGCAAGAGCGGGCCCGCCGGACACGCGCGGCGATAATCAAGTCCGCGGCCGTCGAGTTCGGGAAGAGCGGGTATGCCGCGGCATCGCTCAACCGCATTCTGGAGGGTTCGCGCGCCACCAAGGGCGCGATGTACTTTCATTTCGACTCCAAGGAAGACCTGGCGCGCGCGGTGCTCGACACCGCGGTCGAGCGCTACCGCGGGTGTGCCGAGCGCTGGCTGGCGCGCGGCGACCTCGGTCCGCTCGACGTGCTGCACGGCATGGTCGACGAGATCGCGCTGCGGCTCGAGCACGACACCATCGTGCAGGCCGAGTACCGGCTGGTGATCGAGCCCGAGTTCCACCGCGACGCGGGCAACGGTGGCGGCCGCATCGTCGGCCGGGCGACCCGGGTGCTCGCGGTGCGCGCGATCGACGACGGGCAGCTGCGCGCCGACGCCGACCCGGACCGGTTCACCCGCACCCTCTCCGCGGCCCTGGCCGGCCAGCGCTATCTGATCGACCCGATCGCCAGCGGCGCGGCGGGTGATCTGCGCGCGCGGTTCGCCGAGGTGCTGGAGGTCATCGTCGAGGCGATGGCGACCCCGGTGTGGATCCAGAGTTTCCGCAGCGACGGCTGGCGTGCGCAGGCTCGGCTCGACGACCTCGGTTTGGGCGCCTGA
- a CDS encoding TetR/AcrR family transcriptional regulator codes for MDDLANHDSDGAPPSMARTSLLRELPTTQRGLRTRAALIEAGRKVFERLGYLDARLVDITQEANCSSGTFYTYFAGKEEIFAAILEHAQEDMLHPGMRRVLDTDDPAAIVEASNRAYFEAYRRNAKLMGLLEQVATIDPEFSALRRQRADAFIHRNARGIAELQRRGLADPDLDPMLTARALSSMVSRMAFHHFVVGGDDQPPLEDLVYTVTRLWVNALRMPTGG; via the coding sequence ATGGACGACCTCGCGAACCACGACAGCGACGGTGCGCCGCCCTCGATGGCGCGCACCTCGCTGTTGCGCGAGCTGCCCACCACCCAGCGTGGCCTGCGGACGCGGGCCGCGCTGATCGAGGCGGGCCGGAAGGTGTTCGAGCGGCTGGGGTATCTCGATGCCCGGCTGGTGGACATCACCCAGGAGGCCAACTGCTCCTCGGGCACCTTCTACACCTATTTCGCCGGCAAGGAGGAGATCTTCGCGGCGATCCTGGAGCACGCCCAGGAGGACATGCTGCACCCCGGCATGCGGCGGGTACTCGACACCGACGACCCGGCGGCGATCGTCGAGGCGAGCAACCGCGCCTATTTCGAGGCCTACCGGCGCAACGCGAAGCTGATGGGCCTGCTCGAGCAGGTCGCCACCATCGACCCCGAGTTCAGCGCGCTGCGCCGACAGCGGGCCGACGCCTTCATCCACCGCAATGCCCGCGGCATTGCCGAGCTGCAGCGACGCGGCCTGGCCGACCCCGACCTCGATCCGATGCTCACCGCACGGGCGCTGTCGAGCATGGTCAGCCGCATGGCCTTCCATCATTTCGTCGTCGGCGGAGACGACCAGCCACCGCTGGAGGACCTCGTCTACACCGTCACCCGCCTGTGGGTGAACGCCCTGCGCATGCCGACCGGCGGCTGA